From Skermanella sp. TT6, a single genomic window includes:
- a CDS encoding DNA topoisomerase IB yields the protein MQDGAIRVNEEEGTIVDPPAAAEQAGLVYVSDEEPGIRRRKSGKGFSYRKPDGGALKDKADLDRIKSLAIPPAYTDVWICPDPNGHIQATGRDDRGRKQYRYHPRWREVRDSTKYERMLEFGRALPAIRERIAADMGKRGLPREKVLATVVHLLENTLIRVGNATYSKENKSFGLTTLLDRHVEVDGGKLRFEFKGKSGKVWNLQVKDRRIARIVKSCQDVPGQHLFQYLDDDGTRHGVTSQDVNDYLREISGKDFSAKDFRTWAGTVLAALALAEFESFDTKAAAKRNLRAAIERVSARLGNTPAICRKCYIHPQVLDCYLEGDLVTQLKDQVEDDLRSGLDALKPEEAAVLAFLHRRLEREAA from the coding sequence ATGCAGGACGGCGCGATCCGCGTGAACGAAGAAGAAGGCACTATCGTCGACCCGCCCGCCGCCGCCGAACAGGCCGGGCTGGTCTATGTCTCGGACGAGGAACCGGGTATCCGGCGGCGGAAGTCGGGCAAGGGGTTCAGCTACCGGAAGCCCGACGGCGGCGCCCTGAAGGACAAGGCGGACCTGGACCGGATCAAGTCGCTGGCGATCCCGCCCGCCTATACGGACGTCTGGATCTGCCCCGACCCTAACGGACATATCCAGGCGACCGGCCGCGACGACCGGGGCCGCAAGCAGTACCGCTACCATCCCCGATGGCGGGAAGTGCGCGACAGCACCAAGTACGAGCGCATGCTGGAGTTCGGCCGGGCGCTTCCCGCGATCCGGGAGCGCATAGCGGCCGATATGGGCAAGCGCGGACTGCCGCGCGAGAAGGTATTGGCGACCGTCGTCCACCTGCTGGAAAACACCCTGATCCGGGTCGGCAACGCGACATATTCGAAGGAGAACAAGAGCTTCGGCCTGACTACCCTGCTGGACCGCCACGTGGAGGTGGACGGCGGCAAGCTGCGGTTCGAGTTCAAGGGCAAGAGCGGCAAGGTCTGGAACCTGCAGGTCAAGGACCGCCGGATCGCCCGCATCGTAAAGTCCTGCCAGGACGTGCCGGGCCAGCACCTGTTCCAGTATCTCGACGACGACGGCACCCGGCACGGTGTCACCTCGCAGGACGTGAACGACTATCTGAGGGAGATCAGCGGGAAGGATTTCTCCGCCAAGGATTTCCGGACCTGGGCCGGCACCGTGCTGGCGGCGCTGGCGCTGGCCGAGTTCGAAAGCTTCGACACGAAGGCCGCCGCCAAGCGGAACCTGCGCGCCGCCATCGAACGGGTTTCCGCCCGGCTCGGCAACACGCCGGCGATCTGCCGGAAATGCTACATCCATCCCCAGGTGCTCGACTGCTATCTCGAAGGGGATCTGGTCACCCAGTTGAAGGATCAGGTAGAAGACGACCTTCGCTCCGGCCTCGACGCCCTCAAGCCGGAGGAAGCGGCCGTGCTGGCCTTTCTCCATCGCCGCCTCGAGCGCGAAGCCGCCTGA
- a CDS encoding DMT family transporter, protein MVLGMSLFTLNDAMGKWLVEIYPVPMILAVRSAASLLILAPLILRAGPVRVMRTDKPIAHLVRVVLMIAEVALFYLSVRVLPLADVMTIYMAAPLFVTALSVPLLGEKVGARRWCAIAVGFAGVLMVLRPTGDILGFGALAALGGSFTFALMLISTRSLRGTGGLTLLVFQTLGVGAAGAVAMPFYWTPPTWPHLGLLGVLGLVALAAHALVNRSLKISPAAVVVPYQYTSLVWALALGWIIWGDVPDLWIAAGAALIVASGLFVFHREQQLAAAPDLSSEAGAASQGRRSPDR, encoded by the coding sequence ATGGTTTTGGGGATGTCGCTGTTCACGCTGAACGACGCGATGGGCAAGTGGCTGGTGGAGATCTATCCGGTGCCGATGATCCTCGCCGTCCGAAGCGCCGCGTCGCTCCTGATCCTGGCCCCGCTGATCCTCCGCGCCGGCCCGGTCCGGGTGATGCGGACGGACAAGCCGATCGCCCATCTTGTCCGGGTCGTGCTGATGATCGCCGAGGTCGCGCTGTTCTACCTGTCGGTCCGGGTGCTGCCGCTCGCCGACGTGATGACGATCTACATGGCGGCGCCGCTGTTCGTGACGGCCCTGTCCGTGCCGCTGCTGGGCGAGAAGGTCGGCGCCCGGCGCTGGTGCGCGATCGCCGTGGGATTCGCCGGGGTGCTCATGGTGCTGAGGCCGACCGGCGACATCCTGGGCTTCGGCGCGCTGGCCGCGCTGGGCGGCAGCTTCACCTTCGCCCTGATGCTGATTTCGACGCGCTCGCTGCGGGGAACCGGCGGGCTGACGCTGCTGGTGTTCCAGACGCTGGGTGTCGGGGCGGCGGGCGCCGTCGCCATGCCGTTCTACTGGACGCCGCCGACATGGCCGCACCTGGGCCTGCTCGGCGTCCTGGGCCTGGTGGCGCTGGCCGCCCATGCCCTGGTCAACCGTTCGCTGAAGATAAGCCCCGCTGCGGTGGTGGTTCCTTACCAGTACACTTCTCTGGTCTGGGCGCTGGCGCTGGGCTGGATCATCTGGGGCGACGTTCCCGACCTGTGGATCGCGGCGGGGGCGGCCCTGATCGTCGCCAGCGGCCTGTTCGTCTTCCATCGGGAACAGCAGCTCGCCGCGGCGCCGGACCTCAGCTCCGAAGCCGGCGCAGCGTCACAAGGCCGCCGGTCACCGGATCGTTGA
- the epmA gene encoding EF-P lysine aminoacylase EpmA, with translation MEWWHPDSFARRRPFLEGRALIASRLRTWFEGQGFIEVETPALQVSPGLEPHLIAFSTELVGPNPDDRRTLYLHTSPEFAMKKLLVAGVPKLFQLAKVFRNGERSGTHSPEFTMLEWYRAGAGYRDLMEDCTALVRAAARTGGREGFEWRGRDCDPFAPWEVLTVADAFDRHAGIDLLATAPDPQAPDTEMLAREAERIGISAHPGDSWEDIFFRISLDLIEPNLGMERPTFLTDYPVSMAALSRPRPDDPRVAERFELYACGLELANAFGELTDAAVQRARFEADMDLKERLYGTRYPIDPDFMAALEFGMPESAGIALGFDRLVLLCTGAEEIADVLWAPVAGFER, from the coding sequence ATGGAATGGTGGCATCCCGACAGTTTCGCCCGGCGGCGTCCGTTCCTGGAAGGCAGGGCGCTTATCGCCTCCAGGCTGCGGACCTGGTTCGAAGGGCAAGGCTTCATCGAAGTCGAAACTCCGGCCCTCCAGGTGTCGCCGGGCCTGGAGCCCCACCTGATCGCGTTCTCGACCGAGCTTGTCGGCCCCAACCCGGACGACCGGCGCACCCTCTATCTGCACACCAGTCCCGAATTCGCCATGAAGAAGCTGCTGGTGGCGGGAGTGCCCAAGCTGTTCCAGCTTGCCAAGGTGTTCCGCAACGGCGAGCGGTCGGGAACGCACAGCCCGGAATTCACCATGCTGGAGTGGTACAGGGCAGGGGCCGGCTACCGCGACCTGATGGAGGACTGCACCGCCCTTGTCCGCGCGGCGGCCCGCACCGGAGGGCGCGAGGGATTCGAGTGGCGTGGGCGGGACTGCGATCCGTTCGCCCCGTGGGAGGTGCTGACCGTCGCCGACGCCTTCGACCGCCACGCCGGCATCGACCTGCTCGCGACCGCGCCCGATCCGCAGGCACCCGACACGGAAATGCTGGCCCGCGAGGCGGAACGCATCGGGATTTCCGCCCATCCCGGGGACAGCTGGGAGGACATCTTCTTCCGTATCTCCCTTGACCTGATCGAACCGAACCTCGGCATGGAACGGCCGACCTTCCTGACGGACTATCCGGTTTCCATGGCGGCGCTGTCCCGGCCCAGGCCCGATGATCCGCGCGTCGCAGAGCGGTTCGAGCTCTATGCCTGCGGCCTGGAACTGGCGAACGCCTTCGGGGAACTGACCGATGCCGCTGTCCAGCGAGCCCGGTTCGAGGCAGACATGGACCTCAAGGAGCGGCTCTACGGCACCCGCTATCCGATCGACCCGGACTTCATGGCGGCGCTGGAGTTCGGCATGCCGGAGAGCGCGGGAATTGCCCTGGGGTTCGACCGGTTGGTCCTGCTATGCACCGGGGCGGAGGAGATCGCCGACGTCCTCTGGGCGCCGGTGGCCGGTTTCGAAAGGTGA
- the groL gene encoding chaperonin GroEL (60 kDa chaperone family; promotes refolding of misfolded polypeptides especially under stressful conditions; forms two stacked rings of heptamers to form a barrel-shaped 14mer; ends can be capped by GroES; misfolded proteins enter the barrel where they are refolded when GroES binds), with the protein MAAKEVKFSIDARNKMLRGVDILADAVKVTLGPKGRNVVLEKSFGAPRITKDGVTVAKDIELSDKFENMGAQMVREVASKTNDLAGDGTTTATVLAQAIVREGVKSVAAGMNPMDLKRGIDLAVEAVVNAVKSSSKKINTNAEIAQVGTISANGEREIGEMIARAMEKVGNEGVITVEEAKSLETELEVVEGMQFDRGYLSPYFVTNADKMQAELENPFILLHEKKLSGLQALLPVLEAVVQSSRPLVIVAEDVEGEALATLVVNKLRGGLKIAAVKAPGFGDRRKAMLEDMAILTGGQVISEDLGIKLENVTIDMLGTAKRVVITKENTTIVDGAGSKDDINARCTQIRQQIEETTSDYDREKLQERLAKLAGGVAVIRVGGATEVEVKERKDRVDDAMHATRAAVEEGIVAGGGVALLYATKALDAIKPANDDQRVGVEIIRRALQAPARQIAVNAGVDGSIVVGKLIEQTDTSFGYDAQTNQYGDMFQFGVIDPTKVVRTALQDAASVAGLLITTEAMVADKPEKKAPPAGMPGGGMGDMDF; encoded by the coding sequence ATGGCTGCCAAGGAAGTCAAGTTCAGCATCGACGCGCGCAACAAGATGCTGCGCGGCGTCGACATTCTGGCCGATGCCGTCAAGGTGACGCTGGGCCCGAAGGGCCGCAACGTGGTGCTGGAGAAGAGCTTCGGCGCACCGCGCATCACCAAGGACGGCGTGACGGTCGCCAAGGACATCGAGCTGTCCGACAAGTTCGAGAACATGGGCGCGCAGATGGTGCGCGAGGTCGCCAGCAAGACCAACGACCTGGCGGGCGACGGCACCACCACCGCGACCGTGCTGGCGCAGGCGATCGTGCGCGAGGGCGTGAAGTCGGTCGCGGCCGGCATGAACCCGATGGACCTGAAGCGCGGCATCGACCTGGCGGTGGAAGCCGTGGTCAACGCCGTCAAGTCCTCCTCCAAGAAGATCAACACCAACGCGGAGATCGCCCAGGTCGGCACGATCTCGGCCAACGGCGAACGCGAGATCGGCGAGATGATCGCCCGCGCCATGGAGAAGGTCGGCAACGAGGGCGTCATCACCGTCGAGGAGGCGAAGTCGCTGGAGACCGAGCTGGAAGTGGTCGAGGGCATGCAGTTCGACCGCGGCTATCTCAGCCCCTACTTCGTCACCAACGCGGACAAGATGCAGGCGGAGCTGGAGAACCCCTTCATTCTCCTGCACGAGAAGAAGCTCTCCGGCCTCCAGGCCCTTCTGCCGGTCCTCGAGGCCGTCGTCCAGAGCAGCCGTCCGCTGGTGATCGTCGCCGAGGACGTCGAGGGCGAGGCGCTGGCCACCCTGGTGGTCAACAAGCTGCGCGGCGGCCTGAAGATCGCCGCGGTCAAGGCCCCGGGCTTCGGTGACCGCCGCAAGGCGATGCTGGAGGACATGGCCATCCTGACCGGCGGCCAGGTCATCAGCGAAGACCTCGGCATCAAGCTGGAGAACGTGACGATCGACATGCTGGGTACCGCCAAGCGCGTCGTCATCACCAAGGAGAACACCACGATCGTCGACGGCGCCGGGTCGAAGGACGACATCAACGCCCGCTGCACCCAGATCCGCCAGCAGATCGAGGAGACCACCAGCGACTACGACCGCGAGAAGCTGCAGGAGCGGCTGGCCAAGCTGGCCGGCGGCGTCGCGGTGATCCGCGTCGGCGGCGCCACCGAGGTCGAGGTGAAGGAGCGCAAGGACCGCGTCGACGACGCGATGCACGCGACCCGCGCCGCGGTCGAGGAAGGCATCGTCGCCGGCGGCGGCGTGGCCCTGCTCTACGCCACCAAGGCGCTCGACGCGATCAAGCCGGCCAACGACGACCAGCGGGTCGGCGTCGAGATCATCCGCCGCGCCTTGCAGGCTCCGGCGCGCCAGATCGCGGTGAACGCCGGCGTCGACGGCTCGATCGTGGTCGGCAAGCTGATCGAGCAGACCGACACCAGCTTCGGCTACGACGCCCAGACCAACCAGTACGGCGACATGTTCCAGTTCGGCGTGATCGACCCGACCAAGGTCGTCCGCACCGCGCTGCAGGACGCCGCTTCGGTCGCCGGCCTGCTGATCACCACCGAGGCGATGGTGGCCGACAAGCCGGAGAAGAAGGCTCCCCCGGCCGGCATGCCCGGCGGCGGCATGGGCGACATGGACTTCTGA
- the groES gene encoding co-chaperone GroES, whose product MKFRPLHDRVVVRRVEQESKTAGGIIIPDTAKEKPQEGEVIAVGPGARDESGKVHALDVKAGDRVLFGKWSGTEVKIDGVDYLIMKESDLLGVLDGTPAAAAKAA is encoded by the coding sequence ATGAAGTTCCGTCCTCTGCATGACCGCGTGGTGGTTCGCCGGGTGGAGCAGGAAAGCAAGACCGCCGGCGGCATCATCATCCCGGACACGGCCAAGGAGAAGCCGCAGGAAGGCGAAGTGATCGCCGTCGGTCCCGGAGCCCGCGACGAGTCCGGCAAGGTCCATGCACTCGACGTCAAGGCCGGCGACCGCGTGCTGTTCGGCAAGTGGTCCGGCACCGAGGTCAAGATCGACGGCGTCGACTACCTGATCATGAAGGAATCGGACCTGCTGGGCGTGCTCGACGGGACGCCTGCCGCCGCCGCCAAGGCCGCCTGA
- a CDS encoding usg protein: protein MASLSLQLRDYRLTVAEILYHMPDHPGLLQSYIWQDLDLAPRYPVLRKFLTFWERELDGKLHSVKVASNSIITPSECRFVDGELKLH, encoded by the coding sequence ATGGCAAGTTTGAGTCTTCAGCTGCGTGACTATCGCCTGACCGTCGCCGAGATCCTGTACCACATGCCGGACCATCCCGGGCTCCTGCAGAGCTACATCTGGCAGGACCTGGACCTAGCCCCCCGCTACCCCGTGCTGCGCAAGTTCCTGACCTTCTGGGAACGCGAACTGGATGGCAAGCTGCACTCCGTGAAGGTCGCGTCCAACTCCATCATCACGCCGAGCGAATGCCGCTTCGTCGATGGGGAGTTGAAGCTGCACTGA
- a CDS encoding HPr kinase/phosphorylase, producing the protein MIYGTCVALSGLGVLLRGPSGSGKSDLALRLIDGGARLVADDQIELTLDAAGRVMARAPKPLAGLLEVRGIGILPVDAVRASPVGLVVDLAADDRIERLPEVETCLLLDRPIRRVTLAPFHASTPAKVRLAAARLRAGALEPVPDLP; encoded by the coding sequence ATGATCTACGGCACGTGCGTCGCGCTGTCGGGTCTAGGCGTCCTGTTGCGGGGGCCCTCCGGCAGCGGCAAGTCCGATCTGGCACTGCGCCTGATCGACGGCGGTGCGCGCCTGGTCGCCGATGACCAGATCGAGCTGACCCTGGATGCGGCGGGCCGCGTGATGGCCCGGGCTCCGAAACCGCTTGCCGGGCTGCTGGAAGTCCGGGGCATCGGCATCCTGCCGGTCGACGCCGTTCGCGCTTCCCCGGTCGGGCTCGTCGTCGACCTCGCGGCCGACGACCGGATCGAGCGCCTGCCGGAAGTCGAGACCTGCCTGCTGCTCGACCGTCCGATTCGCCGTGTCACCCTCGCTCCCTTTCACGCCTCGACGCCGGCCAAGGTGAGGCTCGCCGCGGCACGCCTCAGGGCGGGCGCCCTCGAGCCTGTGCCGGACCTCCCATGA
- the rapZ gene encoding RNase adapter RapZ, with protein MTTPVPEGGIAGDLSQDPARAPSPDATRPRTVAIVTGMSGAGLSTALKCLEDLGYEAVDNLPMNMVDALVEQGDLLSRPVAITVDARTRHFSSDALMARIEALAARPDLAVRLIFLECADEILQRRYTETRRRHPLAVDRPVADGILRERTLLAPLKERADVTIDTSLLSIHDLRRILAGHFKLSAEPTLHVFVTSFSFRQGVPREADLVFDVRFLTNPHYDPRLRPLTGLDAPVAARVAEDPDFEAFFRHLTDLLQPLLPRYNQEGKSYLTIAIGCTGGRHRSVFVAKSLAEWLGGQGYKVGLTHRDLERSGTRQG; from the coding sequence ATGACGACTCCAGTTCCCGAGGGAGGGATCGCCGGCGATCTCTCCCAAGATCCGGCCCGGGCCCCCTCCCCGGACGCGACAAGGCCCCGCACCGTCGCCATCGTCACCGGCATGTCGGGGGCCGGCCTCTCCACCGCGCTGAAATGCCTCGAGGATCTCGGCTACGAGGCGGTGGACAATCTGCCGATGAACATGGTCGACGCGCTTGTCGAACAGGGCGACCTGCTGTCCCGGCCCGTGGCCATCACGGTCGATGCCCGAACGCGGCACTTCAGTTCCGACGCGCTGATGGCGCGGATCGAGGCTCTGGCCGCGCGCCCGGACCTGGCGGTGCGGCTGATCTTCCTGGAATGCGCCGACGAGATCCTGCAGCGACGCTACACCGAGACGCGGCGGCGTCATCCGCTCGCCGTGGACCGCCCGGTAGCCGACGGCATCCTCCGCGAACGGACCCTGCTTGCCCCGCTGAAGGAGCGGGCGGACGTCACGATCGACACGTCCCTGCTGTCGATCCATGACCTGCGCCGCATCCTGGCCGGACACTTCAAGCTGAGCGCCGAGCCGACTCTCCATGTTTTCGTCACGTCGTTCTCGTTCCGGCAGGGCGTTCCGCGCGAAGCCGACCTGGTCTTCGATGTACGATTCTTAACCAATCCCCATTACGATCCGCGCCTGCGGCCCCTGACCGGACTGGACGCACCGGTCGCCGCGAGGGTGGCGGAGGATCCCGACTTCGAAGCCTTCTTCAGGCATCTGACCGACCTGTTGCAGCCGCTCCTGCCGCGCTACAACCAGGAAGGAAAGAGCTACCTGACGATCGCGATCGGCTGCACCGGCGGCCGGCATCGGTCGGTCTTCGTGGCGAAGTCACTGGCCGAATGGCTCGGCGGCCAGGGTTACAAGGTAGGGCTTACCCATCGCGACCTTGAACGGAGCGGCACCCGGCAGGGATGA
- a CDS encoding PTS sugar transporter subunit IIA, with translation MIGMVLVTHGRLATEFIAALEHVVGEQEQVAAVCIGPDDDMEQRRLDILNSVAEVDDGSGVVLLTDMFGGTPSNLAISVMDKAKVEVIAGVNLPMLIKLASVRRSEKLADAVLAARDAGQKYINVASTLLSDN, from the coding sequence ATGATCGGAATGGTTCTTGTAACGCACGGGCGTCTCGCGACCGAATTCATCGCGGCACTCGAGCACGTCGTGGGAGAGCAGGAGCAGGTCGCCGCGGTCTGCATCGGTCCCGATGACGACATGGAGCAGCGCCGGCTCGACATCCTGAACAGCGTCGCGGAGGTGGACGACGGCAGCGGCGTCGTCCTGCTGACGGACATGTTCGGCGGCACACCCAGCAACCTCGCCATCAGCGTGATGGACAAGGCCAAGGTCGAGGTCATCGCCGGGGTCAACCTGCCCATGCTGATCAAGCTCGCCAGCGTCCGGCGTTCCGAGAAGCTGGCGGATGCGGTGCTCGCCGCCCGCGACGCCGGACAGAAATACATCAACGTCGCATCGACGCTGCTGTCCGATAATTGA
- a CDS encoding HPr family phosphocarrier protein, with protein MSASGTENASGGKAPDACDTVTICNQRGLHARAAAKFVKLAALYDAEVEVERNDMIVSGQSIMGLMMLAASQGCTVTLRAYGNQAEPAVTALVDLIGRKFDED; from the coding sequence ATGTCGGCATCCGGCACTGAGAATGCCTCCGGCGGCAAGGCCCCGGACGCCTGCGACACCGTAACCATCTGCAACCAGCGCGGCCTGCATGCGCGGGCGGCGGCCAAGTTCGTCAAGCTGGCGGCCCTGTACGACGCGGAAGTCGAGGTCGAACGGAACGACATGATCGTGTCCGGCCAGTCGATCATGGGCCTGATGATGCTTGCGGCCAGCCAGGGCTGCACCGTCACCCTGCGCGCCTATGGGAACCAGGCGGAACCGGCGGTCACGGCGCTGGTGGACCTGATCGGGCGCAAGTTCGATGAAGACTGA
- the ptsP gene encoding phosphoenolpyruvate--protein phosphotransferase, translated as MKTDRNSSKPPEPPDNRIPGTSPVGHASPERMLRGLGVSSGIAVGPAYVVDSGTLQVPEYQIAEDQVEAERARFVEATGKACRQIRKLKEKASLLPESAAEDVGFLLDAHLAMLSNSRLTRGVERRILQDRINAEGAVQAEIAALAHSFAEMNDTYISARIADVREVGARLIRVLMQRKFQAFSQVPEGSIIIAEELTPADTALMDPRRIGGFATVLGGAEGHTAIMARSLGLPAVLGVAGLMHGVRTGDRVVVDGISGRVFVNPGSATLNGFQSRQQDLAREREALKRLRDLPAVTRDGTSIVLNANIEMPRDVEGAMDCGAAGVGLLRTEFLYMNRDDLPDEEEQYESLKGIVEGMQGRTVTARTLDVGGEKLATSLGGHFADCANPALGLRAIRLSLREPKLLETQLAAMLRAGAHGPIRILLPMICTVSEVRKVREILIRVANRLKRRGVRIADPLPPLGVMIEIPGAALSADALATTCDFFAIGTNDLTQYTLAIDRGDEQVAHLYDPLHPAVLRLIQFSTEAALRARIPVSVCGEIAGDPRYAALLLGFGIRELSMSPGSLLAVKRRIRALDLVEATRRARVIMEQSDAGRIAILLDDFNALA; from the coding sequence ATGAAGACTGACAGGAACTCCTCCAAGCCGCCGGAGCCGCCGGACAACAGGATCCCCGGAACCTCCCCCGTCGGGCATGCGTCGCCCGAACGCATGCTGCGCGGACTGGGCGTCTCCTCCGGCATCGCCGTCGGCCCCGCCTACGTGGTCGACAGCGGAACGCTCCAGGTGCCCGAGTACCAGATCGCCGAGGACCAGGTCGAGGCGGAGCGGGCTCGATTCGTAGAAGCCACGGGCAAGGCTTGCCGGCAGATCCGCAAGCTGAAGGAGAAGGCGTCGCTCCTGCCGGAGTCGGCGGCGGAGGATGTGGGGTTCCTGCTCGACGCCCATCTGGCCATGCTGTCCAATTCCCGGCTGACGCGCGGCGTGGAGCGCCGGATACTGCAGGACCGGATCAACGCTGAAGGGGCCGTCCAGGCGGAGATCGCCGCCTTGGCGCACAGCTTCGCGGAGATGAACGACACCTATATCTCGGCGCGCATCGCCGACGTGCGCGAAGTGGGCGCCCGGCTGATCCGGGTGCTGATGCAGCGCAAGTTCCAGGCGTTCTCCCAGGTGCCCGAAGGCAGCATCATCATCGCGGAGGAACTGACTCCCGCCGACACCGCCCTGATGGACCCGCGCCGGATCGGCGGCTTCGCCACAGTCCTGGGCGGCGCCGAAGGCCACACGGCGATCATGGCGCGGTCGCTGGGGCTGCCCGCGGTGCTGGGCGTCGCGGGACTGATGCATGGGGTGCGCACCGGCGACCGGGTGGTGGTGGACGGCATCTCCGGCCGGGTCTTCGTCAATCCGGGTTCGGCGACCCTGAACGGCTTCCAGTCGCGCCAGCAGGACCTGGCCCGCGAACGGGAGGCGTTGAAGCGCCTGCGCGACCTGCCGGCGGTGACCCGCGACGGCACGTCGATCGTGCTGAACGCGAACATCGAGATGCCGCGCGACGTCGAGGGCGCGATGGACTGCGGCGCCGCCGGCGTCGGCCTGCTGCGGACCGAGTTCCTCTACATGAACCGGGACGACCTGCCCGACGAGGAGGAGCAGTACGAGAGCCTGAAGGGCATCGTCGAGGGCATGCAGGGCCGCACCGTGACCGCACGCACCCTGGACGTCGGGGGAGAGAAGCTGGCGACCTCGCTGGGCGGCCACTTCGCGGACTGCGCCAACCCGGCGCTGGGGCTGCGTGCCATCCGGCTGTCCCTGCGCGAGCCGAAGCTGCTGGAGACCCAGCTCGCGGCGATGCTGCGGGCGGGCGCCCACGGCCCGATCCGCATCCTGCTGCCGATGATCTGCACCGTCTCGGAGGTGCGGAAGGTCCGCGAGATCCTGATCCGCGTCGCCAACCGGCTGAAGCGGCGCGGCGTGCGCATCGCCGATCCGCTGCCGCCGCTCGGCGTGATGATCGAGATCCCGGGCGCCGCCCTGTCGGCCGACGCGCTGGCGACGACCTGCGACTTCTTTGCGATCGGGACCAACGACCTGACCCAATACACCTTGGCGATCGACCGCGGCGACGAGCAGGTGGCCCACCTCTACGATCCGCTCCACCCGGCGGTGCTGCGCCTGATCCAGTTCTCGACCGAAGCGGCGCTGCGGGCGCGCATTCCCGTCAGCGTGTGCGGCGAAATCGCGGGCGATCCGCGCTATGCCGCATTGCTCCTGGGCTTCGGCATCCGGGAACTCTCGATGTCGCCCGGATCGCTGCTCGCGGTGAAACGCCGGATCCGGGCGCTTGACCTTGTAGAGGCGACCCGCCGGGCGCGCGTCATCATGGAGCAGAGCGACGCGGGCCGGATCGCGATCCTGCTCGACGATTTCAACGCGCTGGCATGA